The following are encoded in a window of Carya illinoinensis cultivar Pawnee chromosome 15, C.illinoinensisPawnee_v1, whole genome shotgun sequence genomic DNA:
- the LOC122297274 gene encoding zinc finger protein SHOOT GRAVITROPISM 5-like, translated as MLGNNTPSSVPSSDPFSCLENGSNNKRKRRPAGTPDPDAEVVSLSPKTLLESDRYVCEICNQGFQRDQNLQMHRRRHKVPWKLLKRENPVVRKRVFVCPEPSCLHHDPCHALGDLVGIKKHFRRKHSNHKQWVCEKCSKGYAVQSDYKAHLKTCGTRGHSCDCGRVFSRVESFIEHQDACSMGPLRPDSQPLQAAACLSRTASSPSPSSETNFSTGPWPSALAVPKPTVPPDQTTFLNPTTAGGNSSSKNPSYHNLELQLSTTSNPMIDSSVSPKRDDHNHSTQLQLSIGSCEFGEKNESNNINNRNSFKESINIVTSDKSVVAASRLKEHAREQLRLAMAEKAYAEEARQQAKRQIELAVQEFDNAKKLRQQAQGELDKAQALKNHAIKQVNSAILQITCHSCKLQFQARAAMVPPDENSLVLSYMSSAITTDQGEVENDNRTHDHAKSSNP; from the exons ATGTTAGGAAACAACACTCCTTCCTCAGTTCCttcttctgatccattttcttgCTTAGAAAACGGTAGTAACAACAAGAGGAAAAGAAGGCCGGCAGGAACTCCAG ATCCAGATGCAGAAGTGGTTTCTCTATCACCCAAAACACTGTTGGAATCGGATCGGTATGTCTGCGAGATCTGTAACCAGGGATTTCAGAGAGACCAGAACCTTCAGATGCACCGGCGAAGGCACAAAGTGCCATGGAAGTTGCTGAAGAGAGAGAATCCAGTGGTTAGGAAGCGAGTTTTCGTGTGCCCCGAGCCAAGCTGCCTGCACCATGATCCGTGCCATGCTCTGGGTGATCTTGTTGGGATAAAGAAACATTTCAGGAGGAAGCATAGCAATCACAAGCAATGGGTCTGTGAGAAATGCTCCAAAGGTTATGCAGTTCAATCGGATTACAAAGCTCACCTCAAAACCTGTGGCACCAGAGGTCATTCTTGTGATTGCGGTCGTGTTTTCTCAAG GGTGGAAAGTTTCATTGAACACCAAGATGCTTGTAGCATGGGGCCTCTCCGGCCGGATTCACAACCACTGCAGGCAGCTGCTTGCTTGTCTCGAACGGCCTCAAGTCCGAGCCCATCCAGTGAGACCAATTTCAGCACAGGTCCTTGGCCTAGTGCTTTAGCAGTGCCAAAGCCAACAGTACCACCAGATCAAACCACGTTCTTGAACCCTACTACTGCAGGAGGGAACTCATCATCGAAGAATCCCAGCTACCACAATCTAGAGCTTCAGCTCTCGACGACATCGAATCCCATGATTGATTCCTCGGTTTCCCCAAAACGGGATGATCACAATCACTCTACTCAACTCCAGCTCTCAATTGGGTCATGTGAATTTGGAGAGAAGAATGAATCCAACAACATCAATAATAGAAACTCGTTCAAGGAGAGCATTAATATTGTTACTAGTGATAAATCTGTGGTGGCTGCTTCAAGGCTCAAAGAACATGCGCGAGAGCAGTTAAGGCTAGCCATGGCAGAAAAGGCGTATGCCGAAGAGGCTAGACAGCAAGCAAAACGACAGATTGAACTTGCAGTGCAGGAGTTTGATAATGCAAAGAAACTTAGGCAACAAGCGCAGGGTGAATTAGACAAGGCGCAGGCCCTGAAAAATCATGCAATCAAGCAAGTTAACTCGGCAATTCTCCAAATCACTTGCCATTCCTGCAAGCTGCAATTTCAAGCCCGAGCTGCAATGGTGCCTCCCGATGAGAACTCTTTGGTGTTGAGTTACATGTCGTCTGCCATAACAACAGATCAAGGAGAAGTAGAGAACGACAATCGAACTCATGATCATGCAAAATCATCTAACCCAtaa